Proteins co-encoded in one Nicotiana sylvestris chromosome 7, ASM39365v2, whole genome shotgun sequence genomic window:
- the LOC104212737 gene encoding uncharacterized protein, translating to MDNEQETKVLLKLWVDEKKNQNQLTLPLGTIIRLTKAEAGAFGCMNNLYQSVENLDEENLFTEHCKTMLLNPRNPYPKYCMKLKVNVEDSDSRKCYQCSACSFKSYFMNVTCQCGGKTNKEQFLKDSVENTCRDKYVFLKGGISFLITDNLQFKCASPSSLVQMLSNVGLSDMNQIREMLVEVGKNEVIHLLARSLISKTPLSDAFLPKQKQKRERLDTITMPESGNLSSISENGTSNNTEKLELRLTLRKSTNKVLCAEEGNEFIDFLFNFLTIPLGSFEDALKGSSGLGSIDNLYKSVEALDPKWFNTYANKNVFGSVENHNLKRILLKPGIAPYHDSENQLLQIGAVETYLFDPMDPVRNSFLRKFGKFAEAPSLFYVMDNLEVRPLSSTSTMRLLQELNVPMYDIEEQVISVG from the exons ATGGACAACGAGCAAGAAACCAAGGTTCTCTTGAAGCTTTGGGTGGATGAAAAGAAAAATCAG AatcaactcactttaccacttggaACGATAATACGACTCACTAAAGCAGAAGCCGGAGCTTTTGGCTGTATGAACAACTTGTACCAAAGTGTTGAAAACCTTGACGAAGAAAATCTGTTCACAGAGCATTGCAAAACCATGCTGCTAAATCCAAGGAATCCCTATCCAAAGTATTGCATGAAGTTGAAAGTTAACGTGGAGGATTCAGACTCCAGGAAGTGTTATCAGTGCTCAGCTTGCTCATTTAAGAGCTATTTCATGAATGTTACGTGCCAATGTGGAGGGAAGACTAATAAAGAGCAGTTTTTGAAAgattcagttgaaaatacttgtcGTGATAAGTACGTATTTCTCAAAGGAGGGATATCATTTCTAATCACTGACAATTTGCAATTCAAGTGTGCTTCTCCAAGCTCTCTTGTTCAGATGCTTTCTAATGTTGGCCTGAGTGATATGAATCAGATCAGGGAGATGCTTGTAGAAGTTGGCAAGAATGAG GTAATTCATCTACTTGCACGTTCATTGATCTCAAAGACTCCCTTGTCTGATGCGTTTCTGCCgaagcaaaaacaaaaaagagaaagacTAGACACCATCACAATGCCTGAGTCTGGAAATTTGTCATCCATTTCTGAAAATGGAACAAGTAATAACACCGAGAAATTGGAGCTGAGGCTAACACTAAGAAAGTCGACAAACAAGGTCTTGTGTGCAGAGGAAGGCAATGAATTCATTGATTTTCTCTTCAACTTCTTGACCATTCCCTTAGGATCATTTGAAGATGCTCTAAAAGGGAGTTCTGGGTTGGGATCCATAGATAACTTGTACAAAAGTGTGGAGGCTTTAGATCCGAAATGGTTCAATACATATGCAAATAAGAATGTTTTTGGAAGTGTGGAGAATCACAATCTTAAGAGGATATTACTGAAGCCTGGTATTGCCCCTTACCACGATTCTGAGAATCAGCTACTGCAAATCGGAGCTGTAGAAACTTACTTATTTGACCCAATGGACCCTGTAAGGAATAGTTTTCTTCGCAAGTTCGGAAAGTTTGCTGAGGCACCCTCCCTTTTCTATGTTATGGACAATTTGGAAGTGAGACCTCTGTCTTCAACATCAACTATGCGCTTACTCCAAGAACTAAATGTGCCTATGTATGATATTGAAGAGCAAGTGATCAGTGTTGGCTAG